The Anabaena sp. WA102 genome contains a region encoding:
- the cas7d gene encoding type I-D CRISPR-associated protein Cas7/Csc2 — MNLTTLKSEFHPAFPRLASGKYIHFIMLRHSQSFSVFQTDGVLNTARTQAGLDPKNQQSMSRLVMFKRKQVSPERLVGRELLRSLNFINSEDKKAENFCRYGSEQFCGKCPDCIIYGFAVGDSGSERSKLYSDSAFSLTPYEDSHKSLTFNALSETGTMMLDYDDPKRTDNNKVRSSINELDHVLPEVTFPTVETLRDPTFEGFLYVLGNLMRTRRYGAQESRTGTMSNHIIGIVLCDGEIFSNLHLTQALYDALKPDINAPIVDIIAKAAEVTTNLLNQEPVRKTQVIMGSQLTDLLGETLAIYQNETALQNTLTTLYQQTKTYAETYGAVAKKGKGK, encoded by the coding sequence ATGAACTTAACCACCCTAAAATCCGAATTTCATCCTGCTTTTCCCCGGTTAGCATCTGGCAAATATATCCACTTTATCATGTTACGCCATAGTCAATCTTTTTCCGTATTTCAAACCGATGGTGTTCTCAATACTGCGCGAACTCAAGCTGGTTTAGATCCTAAAAATCAACAATCCATGAGTCGTTTAGTTATGTTTAAACGTAAACAAGTTAGTCCTGAGCGATTAGTGGGGAGAGAACTTTTACGTTCATTAAATTTTATCAACTCAGAAGATAAGAAAGCTGAAAATTTTTGTAGATACGGTTCAGAACAATTTTGTGGTAAATGTCCAGATTGTATCATTTATGGTTTTGCTGTTGGTGATAGCGGTTCAGAACGTTCTAAACTTTATTCTGATTCAGCTTTTTCTTTAACTCCTTATGAAGATTCCCATAAGAGTTTGACTTTTAATGCTTTAAGTGAAACAGGAACAATGATGTTAGATTATGATGATCCTAAAAGAACCGACAATAACAAAGTAAGATCATCAATTAATGAATTAGATCATGTTCTCCCAGAAGTCACATTCCCTACTGTAGAAACCCTGCGTGATCCTACATTTGAAGGCTTTTTGTATGTGTTAGGAAATCTAATGCGAACCCGTCGTTATGGCGCACAGGAATCACGGACAGGAACAATGTCAAATCATATTATTGGTATTGTTTTATGTGATGGTGAAATCTTTAGTAATTTACATTTAACTCAGGCATTGTATGATGCGTTGAAACCAGATATCAATGCACCAATTGTAGATATTATTGCCAAAGCAGCAGAAGTGACAACTAATTTACTCAATCAAGAACCAGTACGGAAAACTCAAGTAATTATGGGTTCTCAATTAACTGATTTATTAGGTGAAACTTTAGCTATTTATCAAAATGAAACCGCTTTGCAAAATACCCTAACAACGCTATATCAACAAACCAAAACCTATGCTGAAACTTACGGTGCTGTAGCTAAAAAAGGCAAAGGTAAATAG